A stretch of Henckelia pumila isolate YLH828 chromosome 4, ASM3356847v2, whole genome shotgun sequence DNA encodes these proteins:
- the LOC140863882 gene encoding chitinase 5-like, with product MIIFSSRICCLTFYTCLAIILIVGKLASGQNCGCASNLCCSQYGYCGSTAAYCGTGCQSGPCYGASGVSGIVTDAFFNGIANSAGGGCEGKGFYTRSAFLNAAGSYSGFASGSSDIARREVAAFFANVAHETGSLCYINEINGASRNYCDSTNRQYPCVPGKAYYGRGPLQLSWNYNYGAAGQSIGFDGLNNPDIVARDNVISFKTALWFWMNNCHNAITSGQGFGATIRAINGLECNGGNTPAVNSRVQYYRNYCSQLGVDPGPNISC from the exons ATGATCATTTTCAGCTCAAGAATATGTTGTCTCACATTTTATACCTGTTTAGCTATAATTCTCATCGTCGGGAAGTTGGCTTCCGGCCAAAACTGTGGCTGCGCATCTAACCTTTGTTGCAGCCAATACGGCTATTGCGGCAGCACCGCCGCCTATTGTGGCACCGGATGCCAATCCGGCCCATGCTACGGCGCAAGTGGAGTTTCAGGTATAGTCACTGATGCATTTTTTAATGGGATCGCTAATAGTGCCGGTGGAGGCTGCGAGGGGAAAGGATTCTACACCCGATCGGCTTTTCTCAATGCAGCCGGCTCATATTCCGGGTTTGCCAGCGGGTCTAGTGATATTGCTAGGCGTGAGGTTGCTGCCTTCTTCGCAAACGTCGCACATGAAACCGGAA GTCTGTGCTATATAAATGAAATTAACGGGGCATCAAGGAACTACTGTGACTCCACTAATAGACAATATCCGTGTGTGCCCGGCAAGGCTTACTACGGCCGAGGTCCCCTTCAACTTTCATGGAACTACAACTACGGGGCAGCGGGGCAAAGCATCGGGTTCGATGGCCTAAACAACCCCGATATCGTGGCCAGAGACAACGTCATATCTTTCAAGACAGCCCTCTGGTTCTGGATGAACAATTGCCACAATGCTATAACATCCGGACAGGGATTCGGGGCCACGATTCGAGCCATTAACGGATTGGAATGCAATGGAGGGAACACGCCTGCAGTCAATTCTCGTGTCCAATATTACAGAAACTATTGCAGTCAACTTGGAGTTGATCCTGGTCCCAATATTAGTTGCTAG